Proteins co-encoded in one Phytoactinopolyspora mesophila genomic window:
- a CDS encoding extracellular solute-binding protein: MIRRTRKQALLLVVAGALFATACAGQGGGSDDDGADPPEGNDSGSEESTDDDGDSDTPVTITWWHNSNNEPGRGVYEQAAEDFMAANPHVTIEISAQEHEDMGTRLNAAFQSGDMPDIYMERGGGELADHVAAGLTKDITDLAADAIANLGGVGSTYEVDGRAYALPFTAGAVGFWYNTELFDEAGISEPPETLDDWFAAVDALKAADIEPVAVGARDGWPAAHYWYYTALRQCSEEVLTDAVVTLDFSDPDPCFLRAGETLQEMIDAEPFNAGFLATPAQEGPTSASGLLATERVAMELAGHWEPGVMEGLTEDGQGLAGKLGWFPFPEIPGQEGEPGALIGGGDAWALSANAPDVAADFISYLVSDEMQQTFAENNMGLPVNPAASGSVADPALAALIEPLSAAPYNMLYFDTQFGESIGGAMNDEIVEMFASAATPQDVVDAIREAYEAEQ, translated from the coding sequence ATGATTCGCAGAACACGGAAGCAAGCCCTGTTACTCGTGGTGGCAGGTGCACTCTTCGCCACCGCCTGTGCGGGGCAGGGTGGTGGCTCCGACGACGACGGTGCGGATCCCCCTGAAGGCAACGACAGCGGCAGCGAAGAGAGCACCGACGACGACGGTGACAGTGACACGCCGGTCACCATCACGTGGTGGCACAACTCGAACAACGAGCCTGGCAGGGGCGTGTACGAGCAGGCGGCCGAGGACTTCATGGCGGCCAATCCCCACGTCACCATCGAGATCAGCGCGCAGGAACACGAGGACATGGGGACGCGCCTCAACGCGGCATTCCAGAGCGGCGACATGCCCGACATCTACATGGAGCGCGGCGGGGGCGAACTCGCCGACCACGTTGCCGCGGGCCTGACCAAAGACATCACCGACCTGGCGGCTGACGCGATCGCGAATCTCGGGGGCGTGGGCTCCACCTACGAGGTGGACGGCCGCGCGTACGCACTGCCGTTCACCGCGGGTGCGGTCGGCTTCTGGTACAACACCGAACTCTTCGACGAGGCCGGCATCAGCGAGCCGCCAGAGACGCTCGACGACTGGTTCGCCGCGGTCGACGCACTCAAGGCGGCGGACATCGAACCCGTCGCCGTCGGTGCCCGCGACGGCTGGCCGGCCGCGCACTACTGGTACTACACCGCGCTGCGGCAGTGCTCCGAGGAGGTCTTGACCGACGCGGTCGTCACCCTCGACTTCTCCGACCCCGACCCATGTTTCCTGCGTGCCGGCGAGACGCTCCAGGAGATGATCGATGCCGAACCGTTCAACGCGGGATTCCTGGCAACACCAGCGCAGGAAGGCCCGACGTCGGCCTCCGGCCTGCTCGCGACCGAGCGGGTGGCTATGGAACTGGCCGGCCACTGGGAGCCCGGCGTGATGGAGGGTCTGACCGAGGACGGCCAAGGCCTGGCCGGCAAGCTCGGCTGGTTCCCGTTCCCGGAGATCCCGGGCCAGGAAGGCGAGCCTGGAGCCCTGATCGGTGGCGGCGACGCGTGGGCGCTGTCGGCGAACGCCCCGGATGTGGCGGCTGACTTCATCTCGTACCTGGTTTCCGACGAGATGCAGCAGACTTTCGCTGAGAACAACATGGGCCTGCCGGTCAACCCGGCGGCATCGGGCTCGGTTGCCGACCCGGCGCTGGCCGCGCTGATCGAGCCGCTCTCCGCCGCTCCGTACAACATGCTCTACTTCGACACCCAGTTCGGCGAGTCGATCGGTGGCGCGATGAACGACGAGATCGTCGAGATGTTCGCCAGTGCCGCCACGCCGCAGGACGTCGTCGACGCCATCCGAGAAGCGTACGAAGCCGAGCAGTGA
- a CDS encoding sigma-70 family RNA polymerase sigma factor: MAAEDALVVVAGERHRALVGYAYLLTGDLAEAEDLVQEAIVRTFVRSLRGLELQDAESYVRLAVLRLYVDGHRRWARWLGIRHLVATDGDDRASQTNPDLTDTQIDVRRALADLPRRERASVVLRYFDDLTVPQIADRIGVSDGAVKRYLSQGVRRLRTVLGSAVPVDDEGDPAPGSVGTKGR, translated from the coding sequence GTGGCAGCGGAGGATGCGCTCGTCGTCGTGGCTGGTGAACGCCACCGCGCGCTGGTCGGGTACGCGTATCTGCTTACCGGAGACCTGGCTGAAGCCGAGGATCTGGTGCAGGAAGCGATCGTTCGGACGTTCGTCCGTTCACTGCGCGGCTTGGAACTGCAGGATGCGGAGAGCTATGTGCGACTGGCCGTCTTGCGGCTGTATGTCGACGGGCATCGGCGCTGGGCCCGCTGGCTCGGCATCCGGCACCTGGTGGCGACGGACGGCGACGATCGCGCATCGCAGACCAATCCGGACCTGACTGACACGCAGATCGATGTGCGACGTGCCCTTGCTGATCTCCCTCGCCGGGAACGCGCCAGCGTCGTCCTGCGGTACTTCGACGACCTGACCGTCCCGCAGATCGCCGATCGGATAGGCGTCAGCGACGGAGCGGTGAAGCGATACCTGAGCCAGGGGGTGCGGCGGCTACGGACCGTCCTTGGCTCGGCGGTCCCCGTCGATGACGAGGGAGATCCCGCACCAGGCAGCGTGGGCACGAAGGGGCGATGA
- a CDS encoding LacI family DNA-binding transcriptional regulator: protein MQSTGRVTIGDVAKTAKVSVATVSKVINGRYGVAPETEVRVQEVIEQLGYESSLVARSLRSRRTNVVGILVAEFEPFSTELLKGISEAVHGTDYELMAYTGGLGRHERVGWEKRYLARLAGTLIDGAVLVTPTVSLEHESIPVVAVDPHTGPSGAPTIDSDSFAGARLAAEHLISLGHTRIGFLGGRVDLESARLREQGYRSALKDAGIEVDPALMRIGGYRPDLADIPAHELLSMSDRPTAIFAANDLSAIRTMEIARELGLRVPEDISVIGFDNVPESAMSDPPLTTVAQPIHEMGAQALGMVIDLINGVSREPHVRLPTNLVTRASCRPL, encoded by the coding sequence ATGCAGTCCACGGGAAGGGTGACCATCGGCGACGTCGCGAAGACCGCAAAGGTCTCGGTCGCGACCGTGTCGAAGGTGATCAACGGCCGGTACGGCGTCGCGCCGGAGACCGAGGTCCGGGTCCAAGAGGTCATCGAGCAACTCGGATACGAGTCGTCACTCGTGGCTCGGAGCCTCCGCAGCCGCCGCACCAATGTCGTCGGCATCCTCGTCGCGGAGTTCGAGCCGTTCTCCACCGAGTTGCTGAAGGGCATCTCCGAGGCTGTGCATGGGACGGACTACGAGCTGATGGCCTATACCGGTGGACTCGGCCGGCACGAGCGGGTCGGCTGGGAGAAGCGCTATCTGGCCCGCCTGGCCGGCACGCTGATCGACGGTGCCGTGCTCGTCACCCCCACCGTCAGCCTCGAACACGAGAGCATCCCCGTCGTCGCCGTCGACCCGCACACCGGACCATCCGGCGCTCCGACCATCGATTCGGACAGCTTCGCCGGCGCCAGATTGGCGGCTGAGCACCTGATCTCGTTGGGCCACACCCGCATCGGCTTCCTCGGCGGCCGTGTCGACCTCGAATCGGCGAGGCTTCGTGAACAGGGCTACCGCTCGGCGTTGAAGGATGCCGGAATCGAGGTCGACCCAGCCCTGATGCGGATCGGCGGCTACCGCCCCGACCTGGCCGACATCCCCGCCCACGAATTGCTGTCGATGTCCGATCGCCCGACCGCGATCTTCGCCGCCAACGACCTCTCCGCGATCCGCACCATGGAGATCGCCCGCGAGCTGGGGCTCCGCGTCCCGGAGGACATCTCAGTGATCGGCTTCGACAACGTGCCTGAATCGGCGATGAGCGACCCTCCACTCACCACCGTCGCCCAGCCCATCCATGAGATGGGCGCGCAAGCTCTGGGTATGGTCATCGATCTGATCAATGGCGTGTCCCGGGAGCCCCATGTCCGGTTGCCGACAAACCTGGTCACGCGCGCCAGCTGTCGCCCGTTGTGA